A single region of the Melopsittacus undulatus isolate bMelUnd1 chromosome 10, bMelUnd1.mat.Z, whole genome shotgun sequence genome encodes:
- the FITM2 gene encoding acyl-coenzyme A diphosphatase FITM2 yields the protein MERLERCGRWLRAALAGGRVRRRLPWLLLAIVILGSALKDGDLVPETPLQNKRNPLNVYFVKVAWAWTFWLLLPFITVTTYQFAKSKLLYGRMKSILTVLRRLSTLLVGTAVWYVCTRVFMYIENLTGACSTSGKVSEPRRLFDNKQECHQHNGIWNGFDISGHCFLLSYCALMIMEEVAVLEGLSIDQNSKLRVVINALFVFLCFLTMIWVFMFLSTALYFHDFSQKLIGALIGLSAWYGTYRSWYLKPFSPGLPLPNIPLSSKKYGYSR from the exons ATGGAGCGGCTGGAGCGGTGCGGGCGCTGGCTGCGGGCCGCGCTGGCCGGCGGCCGGGTGCGGCGcaggctgccctggctgctgctcGCCATCGTCATCCTCGGGTCCGCCCTCAAGGACGGTGACCTGGTGCCCGAGACGCCCTTGCAGAACAAGCGCAACCCGCTCAACGT ATACTTCGTGAAGGTGGCTTGGGCATGGACGTTCTGGCTTCTGCTGCCCTTCATCACAGTCACCACCTACCAGTTTGCCAAGAGCAAGCTCCTATATGGTCGCATGAAGAGCATTTTGACGGTGCTGCGGCGTCTCAGCACGCTGCTGGTGGGCACTGCTGTCTGGTACGTCTGCACCAGAGTCTTCATGTACATTGAGAATCTCACTGGTGCGTGCTCTACCTCGGGTAAAGTCAGCGAGCCTCGCCGGCTGTTTGACAACAAGCAGGAATGCCACCAGCACAATGGGATCTGGAATGGTTTTGATATCTCAGGACACTGTTTTCTCCTCTCATACTGTGCTCTGATGATCATGGAGGAAGTGGCTGTGCTGGAAGGCTTGTCCATAGACCAGAACTCTAAGCTGCGTGTTGTGATCAACgccctgtttgttttcttgtgttttctcacCATGATCTGGGTGTTCATGTTTCTCTCTACTGCCCTCTATTTCCATGACTTCAGTCAAAAGCTTATCGGTGCACTGATAGGTCTGTCAGCTTGGTATGGGACATACAGATCTTGGTACCTGAAACCCTTTTCTCCTGGACTACCTCTTCCAAATATACCTTTGAGTTCAAAGAAATATGGTTATAGCAGATAA